One stretch of Rhizobium rhizoryzae DNA includes these proteins:
- the rpsM gene encoding 30S ribosomal protein S13, whose translation MARIAGVNIPTAKRVVIALTYIHGIGPKFAQEIVEKVGIAADRRVHQLTDAEVLQIRETIDRDYQVEGDLRRETAMNIKRLMDLGCYRGLRHRRGLPVRGQRTHTNARTRKGPAKAIAGKKK comes from the coding sequence GTGGCACGTATCGCTGGCGTCAACATCCCGACTGCGAAGCGCGTTGTTATTGCGCTGACCTACATTCACGGGATCGGCCCGAAGTTTGCGCAGGAAATCGTCGAGAAGGTCGGCATTGCTGCTGACCGTCGCGTACATCAGTTGACGGATGCTGAAGTTCTTCAGATCCGTGAAACGATCGACCGTGATTACCAGGTTGAGGGCGATCTTCGCCGCGAAACCGCTATGAACATCAAGCGTCTTATGGACCTTGGCTGCTATCGCGGTCTTCGTCATCGTCGCGGCCTGCCGGTGCGCGGTCAGCGTACCCATACCAATGCGCGCACGCGTAAAGGTCCGGCCAAGGCTATCGCTGGTAAGAAGAAGTAA
- a CDS encoding DNA-directed RNA polymerase subunit alpha: MIQKNWQELIKPNKVEFSSSGRTKVTLVAEPLERGFGLTLGNALRRVLLSSLRGAAVTAVQIDGVLHEFSSIPGVREDVTDIVLNIKEIAIKMDGDDSKRMVVRKQGPGVVKAGDIQTVGDIEILNPDHVICTLDDGAEIRMEFTVNNGKGYVPAERNRAEDAPIGLIPVDSLYSPVKKVSYKVENTREGQVLDYDKLTMTIETNGSVTGEDAVAFAARILQDQLSVFVNFDEPQKEAEEEAVTELAFNPALLKKVDELELSVRSANCLKNDNIVYIGDLIQKTEAEMLRTPNFGRKSLNEIKEVLASMGLHLGMEVPAWPPENIEDLAKRYEDQY, from the coding sequence ATGATCCAGAAGAACTGGCAGGAACTGATCAAGCCGAACAAGGTGGAGTTTAGCTCCTCCGGCCGTACCAAGGTTACGCTGGTTGCGGAACCCTTGGAGCGGGGATTCGGTCTGACGCTCGGCAATGCGTTGCGTCGCGTGCTCTTGTCGTCGCTGCGCGGCGCTGCGGTCACCGCAGTCCAGATCGATGGTGTTCTGCACGAGTTTTCGTCTATTCCGGGCGTCCGCGAAGATGTCACGGATATCGTTCTGAACATCAAGGAAATTGCCATCAAGATGGATGGCGATGATTCCAAGCGCATGGTTGTGCGCAAGCAGGGTCCAGGTGTTGTCAAGGCTGGTGATATCCAGACGGTTGGCGATATCGAAATCCTCAATCCGGATCACGTTATCTGCACCCTCGATGACGGTGCGGAGATCCGCATGGAATTCACGGTCAACAACGGTAAGGGCTATGTTCCTGCCGAGCGTAACCGTGCAGAAGACGCGCCGATCGGTCTCATCCCGGTCGACAGTCTCTACTCGCCGGTCAAGAAGGTGTCCTACAAGGTGGAAAACACCCGCGAAGGACAGGTTCTGGACTACGATAAGCTGACGATGACGATTGAGACGAACGGCTCAGTCACGGGTGAAGACGCTGTCGCGTTCGCTGCCCGCATTCTTCAGGACCAGCTGTCTGTCTTCGTCAACTTCGACGAGCCGCAGAAGGAAGCTGAGGAAGAAGCCGTCACTGAACTTGCGTTCAATCCGGCGCTTCTCAAGAAGGTTGACGAATTGGAGCTTTCTGTCCGTTCGGCAAACTGCTTGAAGAACGACAACATCGTCTACATCGGCGATCTCATCCAGAAGACCGAGGCGGAAATGCTGCGCACGCCGAACTTCGGTCGCAAGTCGCTGAACGAGATCAAGGAAGTACTGGCATCCATGGGTCTCCATCTTGGTATGGAAGTTCCTGCCTGGCCGCCGGAAAACATCGAAGATCTCGCAAAGCGCTACGAAGATCAGTACTAA
- the rpsK gene encoding 30S ribosomal protein S11 codes for MAKEATRVRRRERKNITSGVAHVNSTFNNTMITITDAQGNAIAWSSAGAKGFKGSRKSTPFAAQIAAEDCAKKAQEHGMKSLEVEVCGPGSGRESALRALQAAGFMITSIRDVTPIPHNGCRPRKKRRV; via the coding sequence ATGGCCAAGGAAGCCACACGCGTCCGCCGTCGCGAACGCAAAAACATCACGTCTGGCGTTGCGCACGTCAACTCGACCTTCAACAACACCATGATCACGATCACGGACGCACAGGGCAATGCAATTGCCTGGTCGTCTGCTGGTGCAAAGGGTTTCAAGGGTTCGCGTAAGTCTACGCCGTTCGCCGCTCAGATTGCTGCCGAAGACTGCGCCAAGAAGGCCCAGGAACACGGCATGAAGTCTTTGGAAGTGGAAGTTTGCGGTCCCGGTTCTGGTCGCGAGTCTGCTCTGCGTGCACTCCAAGCTGCTGGTTTCATGATTACGTCGATCCGCGACGTAACGCCGATCCCGCACAATGGTTGCCGTCCGCGCAAGAAGCGCCGCGTCTAA
- a CDS encoding adenylate kinase: protein MRLIFLGPPGAGKGTQAKRLTDKYGIPQLSTGDMLRAAVKAESDIGKKAKAVMDAGGLVSDDIVNQIVSERIEASDCAKGFILDGYPRTVPQAKALAENLRAKNISLDAVIELKVDEEALVRRIESRVAETVAAGGTVRSDDNPESFRKRLVEYREKTAPLSEYYAAQGQLVVLDGMADMDVVTKSIEDVLEKSAA, encoded by the coding sequence ATGAGACTGATCTTTTTGGGACCGCCGGGAGCGGGGAAGGGTACGCAGGCGAAGCGCCTGACGGACAAGTATGGCATCCCGCAGTTGTCCACAGGAGATATGCTTCGCGCAGCCGTTAAGGCTGAGTCGGACATTGGCAAGAAGGCGAAGGCGGTCATGGATGCGGGCGGGCTCGTATCGGATGACATCGTGAACCAGATCGTGTCCGAGCGTATCGAGGCTTCGGATTGCGCCAAGGGTTTCATCCTTGACGGCTATCCGCGCACGGTGCCTCAGGCGAAGGCGTTGGCGGAAAACCTTCGAGCGAAGAATATTTCGCTCGATGCTGTGATCGAACTGAAGGTCGATGAAGAGGCTCTTGTTCGCCGAATCGAATCGAGGGTTGCGGAAACGGTTGCTGCAGGTGGGACTGTGCGTTCCGACGACAATCCCGAGTCATTCCGTAAGCGTCTCGTGGAGTATCGTGAAAAGACTGCCCCGCTATCCGAGTACTATGCAGCTCAAGGGCAGTTGGTGGTCCTGGACGGTATGGCGGATATGGATGTCGTAACGAAGTCTATTGAAGACGTCCTGGAAAAGTCAGCCGCTTGA
- the secY gene encoding preprotein translocase subunit SecY: protein MASAAEQLASNLNFSTFSKATDLKKRLWFTLAALLVYRLGTHIPLPGLNPEAYAQAFKGQAGGILGLFNMFAGGAVQRMAIFALGIMPYISASIIVQLMTSVVPSLENLKKEGEQGRKIINQYTRYGTVLLGTLQAYGIAVGLEGGNGIVLDPGWFFRISTVVTLLGGTMFLMWLGEQITSRGIGNGISLIIFAGIAAGLPTALAGTLELGRTGALSTALILTVVVVAIGVIALIVFVERAQRRLLIQYPKRQVGNRMFQGDTSHLPLKLNTSGVIPAIFASSLLLLPATAAGFAGNTSLPTWATAIIASLQHGQPLFMLFYGLLIAFFAFFYTAIVFNPKDTADNLKKHGGFIPGIRPGERTAEYIDYVLTRITVVGAVYLVFVCILPETLIARTGIPLALGGTSLLIVVSVTLDTVAQIQGHLIAQQYEGLIKKSKLRGGKRGR, encoded by the coding sequence ATGGCATCTGCAGCTGAGCAACTGGCCTCGAATCTGAACTTTTCTACTTTCTCGAAGGCAACGGACCTGAAGAAGCGCCTGTGGTTTACGCTGGCTGCGCTTCTTGTCTATCGTCTTGGGACACATATCCCACTTCCGGGCCTTAATCCGGAAGCCTATGCACAGGCATTCAAAGGACAGGCCGGGGGTATTCTTGGTCTGTTCAACATGTTTGCAGGCGGCGCCGTTCAGCGTATGGCGATCTTTGCCTTGGGCATCATGCCGTACATTTCTGCCTCCATCATAGTACAGCTGATGACGTCGGTTGTTCCGTCGCTCGAGAACCTCAAGAAGGAAGGCGAGCAGGGCCGGAAGATCATCAACCAGTACACGCGCTACGGTACTGTTCTGCTCGGAACGCTTCAAGCTTACGGCATTGCCGTCGGTCTTGAAGGCGGAAACGGTATCGTTCTGGATCCAGGTTGGTTTTTCCGAATTTCGACTGTGGTGACGCTGCTCGGGGGCACCATGTTCCTGATGTGGCTTGGCGAACAGATCACATCACGCGGGATTGGCAACGGCATTTCCTTGATCATCTTCGCCGGCATTGCTGCAGGCTTGCCGACTGCATTGGCGGGCACGCTTGAGCTGGGTCGTACAGGCGCGTTGTCCACAGCATTGATTCTCACTGTGGTGGTCGTCGCAATCGGTGTTATTGCTCTGATCGTGTTTGTGGAGCGTGCGCAGCGCCGCTTGCTTATCCAGTATCCGAAGCGTCAGGTCGGGAACCGCATGTTCCAGGGTGATACGTCGCACCTTCCTCTGAAGCTCAATACCTCTGGCGTCATTCCGGCAATTTTTGCATCGTCCCTGTTGCTTCTGCCTGCGACTGCGGCCGGCTTCGCTGGAAATACAAGCCTCCCGACCTGGGCAACGGCAATCATTGCCTCGCTCCAGCATGGTCAACCATTGTTCATGCTCTTCTATGGCTTGCTGATTGCCTTCTTTGCCTTTTTCTACACGGCAATCGTCTTCAATCCGAAAGACACGGCGGACAACCTCAAGAAGCATGGCGGCTTCATTCCGGGCATTCGTCCTGGCGAGCGGACCGCGGAATACATCGACTACGTCCTGACAAGAATCACGGTCGTCGGCGCGGTGTATCTCGTGTTCGTCTGCATTCTGCCTGAGACATTGATTGCACGGACCGGAATCCCATTAGCCCTTGGTGGTACTTCGCTTTTGATCGTTGTCAGTGTTACCCTTGATACGGTAGCACAGATTCAGGGTCACCTCATTGCTCAGCAATATGAGGGACTGATCAAGAAGTCCAAGTTGCGTGGAGGAAAGAGGGGACGATGA
- the rplO gene encoding 50S ribosomal protein L15, whose protein sequence is MKLNEIKDNEGSSKDRIRVGRGIGSGKGKTGGRGVKGQKARSGVAINGFEGGQMPIYRRLPKRGFNNIFSSDFVIVSLGRIQAAIDAKKLDASATIDAASLKAAGVIRREKDGVRILADGELKAKVSIEAAGASKAAVEKIEKAGGSIKLPEAAAE, encoded by the coding sequence ATGAAACTTAACGAAATCAAAGACAACGAAGGCTCCAGCAAGGACCGTATTCGCGTAGGTCGCGGTATTGGTTCGGGCAAGGGCAAGACTGGTGGACGCGGCGTCAAGGGTCAGAAGGCTCGTTCTGGCGTTGCTATCAACGGTTTCGAAGGCGGTCAGATGCCAATCTACCGTCGTCTGCCGAAGCGTGGCTTCAACAACATCTTCTCGTCTGACTTTGTCATTGTATCGCTTGGCCGGATTCAGGCTGCGATCGATGCGAAGAAGCTGGACGCGTCCGCGACGATCGACGCTGCTTCCTTGAAGGCTGCTGGCGTGATCCGTCGTGAAAAGGATGGCGTTCGTATTCTCGCAGACGGCGAACTGAAGGCGAAGGTTTCGATCGAGGCTGCAGGCGCTTCCAAGGCGGCTGTAGAGAAGATTGAAAAGGCTGGCGGTTCCATCAAGCTTCCAGAAGCTGCTGCTGAATAA
- the rpsE gene encoding 30S ribosomal protein S5 yields the protein MAQEKRGSREERQSREERDSEFVDKLVAINRVAKVVKGGRRFGFAALVVVGDQKGRVGFGHGKAREVPEAIRKATEAAKRDLIFVPLRDGRTLHHDVNGRHGAGKVLLRSAKAGTGIIAGGPMRAVFETLGVHDVVAKSTGSSNPYNMVRATFDALKHQVHPKDIAAQRGIKYATLQARRAASGNAAEE from the coding sequence GCACAGGAAAAGAGAGGCTCGCGCGAAGAGCGTCAGAGCCGCGAAGAGCGCGACAGCGAGTTCGTTGATAAGCTGGTAGCTATCAACCGCGTTGCCAAAGTTGTTAAGGGTGGCCGTCGTTTCGGCTTTGCCGCCCTGGTCGTTGTCGGCGATCAGAAGGGCCGGGTTGGCTTTGGTCACGGCAAGGCTCGCGAAGTGCCGGAAGCGATCCGCAAGGCAACGGAAGCTGCCAAGCGCGATCTGATTTTCGTCCCGCTGCGCGACGGCCGTACATTGCATCACGATGTGAATGGTCGCCATGGCGCTGGTAAGGTTCTGCTTCGTTCGGCCAAGGCCGGTACCGGAATCATCGCTGGCGGTCCAATGCGTGCCGTTTTCGAAACGCTGGGCGTTCATGACGTTGTTGCAAAGTCGACTGGTTCGTCGAACCCTTACAACATGGTTCGCGCTACGTTCGACGCCTTGAAGCACCAGGTGCATCCGAAGGACATCGCAGCACAGCGCGGCATCAAGTATGCTACGCTTCAGGCTCGCCGTGCCGCTTCCGGCAATGCAGCGGAAGAATAA
- the rpmD gene encoding 50S ribosomal protein L30: MANETKKTVTVEQIGSPIRRPSVQRQTLIGLGLNKMHRVRTLEDTPSVRGMIRSVQHLVRVVDEK, from the coding sequence ATGGCTAACGAAACCAAGAAGACGGTTACGGTCGAGCAGATCGGTAGCCCCATTCGCCGGCCTTCCGTTCAGCGTCAGACGCTGATCGGTCTCGGCCTTAACAAGATGCACCGGGTTCGGACTCTGGAAGACACTCCATCAGTTCGTGGCATGATCCGGTCTGTCCAGCATCTCGTTCGCGTCGTCGACGAGAAGTGA
- the msrQ gene encoding protein-methionine-sulfoxide reductase heme-binding subunit MsrQ, which produces MPSFPDLPRRLHGPSVWALYLLGLLPAAWYVYQAMTGGLGFNPVKGLEHLLGIWALRFLIAALVVTPLRDLTGINWFRYRRALGLLGFYYVLFHFTVYVVLDLRLDIHAVWADIVRRPYITIGMACLILLLPLAATSNGWSIRSLGPRWNTLHKLSYIILAGAVLHFVLARKSLTLEPATYIAIAAVLLGYRIVRKPLQKWRRPKRHNQPVRQT; this is translated from the coding sequence ATGCCTTCCTTTCCTGACCTCCCACGACGCTTGCACGGTCCAAGCGTCTGGGCCCTTTACCTCTTGGGCCTATTGCCTGCCGCGTGGTATGTTTACCAGGCAATGACCGGTGGTCTTGGTTTCAACCCGGTCAAGGGATTGGAGCACCTACTGGGCATCTGGGCGCTGCGTTTCTTGATTGCTGCGCTTGTCGTTACTCCCTTGCGCGACCTTACCGGCATAAACTGGTTTCGCTACCGGCGGGCGCTTGGTCTCCTCGGCTTCTATTATGTGCTCTTCCACTTCACCGTCTATGTCGTGCTGGATCTTCGGCTTGATATTCATGCCGTGTGGGCTGACATCGTGCGAAGGCCCTACATCACAATCGGCATGGCGTGCCTGATCCTGCTGCTACCTTTAGCCGCCACTTCGAATGGATGGTCAATTCGTAGTTTGGGCCCACGATGGAATACACTGCACAAACTGAGCTACATCATCCTGGCAGGGGCGGTTCTGCATTTCGTGCTGGCTCGGAAAAGTCTGACACTTGAACCGGCCACATATATTGCGATCGCGGCAGTCCTGCTGGGCTATCGGATTGTCCGCAAACCGCTTCAAAAATGGAGACGGCCCAAGCGACACAATCAACCGGTCCGACAAACTTGA
- the rplQ gene encoding 50S ribosomal protein L17 produces the protein MRHQNSGRKLNRTASHRKAMFANMAASLITHEQIVTTLPKAKDLRPIVEKLVTLGKRGDLHARRQAISQIKDQDAVRKLFDAIATRYASRNGGYLRIMKAGYRQGDNAPLAVIEFVERDVDAKGAADKARVAAEAEAAEAA, from the coding sequence ATGCGTCACCAAAATTCCGGCCGCAAGCTCAACCGCACCGCCAGCCACCGCAAGGCAATGTTTGCCAACATGGCTGCTTCGCTCATCACGCATGAGCAGATCGTAACGACCCTGCCGAAGGCAAAGGACCTTCGTCCGATCGTTGAAAAGCTGGTCACCCTCGGCAAGCGCGGCGACCTGCATGCGCGTCGCCAAGCGATTTCGCAGATCAAGGATCAGGACGCCGTTCGCAAGCTGTTCGACGCGATCGCAACCCGCTACGCTTCGCGCAACGGCGGTTACCTTCGCATCATGAAGGCTGGCTACCGTCAGGGCGACAATGCTCCGCTCGCAGTCATCGAATTCGTCGAGCGTGACGTCGATGCCAAGGGCGCTGCCGACAAGGCTCGCGTTGCCGCCGAAGCAGAAGCTGCTGAAGCCGCTTGA